Proteins encoded by one window of Crassostrea angulata isolate pt1a10 chromosome 9, ASM2561291v2, whole genome shotgun sequence:
- the LOC128164373 gene encoding zinc finger MYM-type protein 3-like, protein MDVLGDSDDLILSQALESFENFDELDEKDVEFGNFTFDVDEFLKELEKQDNIKTEQYDVRTDPPERFGKPVNSTEIKELHKSQESTNTRRNTSWGVKVFDDWRKSRNANSGLEMQLPDLLSCSSQDLDHILSCFVIECRRADGSPYPPKTLYQLCAAISRFMRDNEIDLNFLDGKDMRFRNFRKTLDARMKQLATEGIGVTIRQADPISPEMENALWEGGHLGMKTSVALTNTIFFYNCKLFGLRGLDEHRSLVTEQFKLDKISDKMFITFYGRTSKNFAGGLNQRNLTAKEVKHDCGPDGPRNLFHVYQTYIDMVGPGSMYRRPLAGEGLKYSKQVMGVNKLGKIIKDMCSGAGFHGNFSNHSGKRTCATNLFQSGIEEQLVMSRTGHRSTAVRNYKRPSQEQLSAVSMALNPPKLGSEENECAAEFEANNSKLPKLMVDPMRTPMINITNCNVHIFDAGNK, encoded by the exons ATGGACGTACTCGGCGACTCCGATGACTTGATTTTAAGCCAAGCGCTTGAATCTTTTGAAAACTTTGATGAATTGGACGAAAAAGATGTTGAATTTGGAAACTTTACTTTCGACGttgatgaatttttaaaggAGTTAGAAAAACAGGATAACATTAAAACTGAACAATATGACGTCAGAACCGACCCTCCGGAACGTTTCGGCAAACCAGTGAATTCTACAGAAATAAAGGAGCTTCACAAAAGTCAGGAAAGTACCAATACACGACGCAATACATCTTGGGGAGTTAAAGTTTTTGACGACTGGCGAAAATCGAGAAACGCTAATTCAGGTTTAGAAATGCAACTTCCTGATTTACTATCGTGCAGCTCACAAGATTTAGACCATATTTTGTCCTGCTTTGTGATCGAGTGCCGCAGGGCTGATGGTAGTCCATATCCACCTAAAACCTTGTACCAGTTGTGTGCTGCTATTTCAAGATTTATGCGAGATAATGAAATCGACTTAAATTTTCTTGACGGTAAAGATATGCGTTTTCGGAATTTCCGCAAAACATTAGATGCCCGAATGAAACAACTCGCCACGGAGGGAATAGGTGTGACAATTCGACAGGCGGATCCAATTTCCCCCGAAATGGAGAACGCGTTATGGGAAGGCGGACATCTGGGTATGAAAACTTCAGTTGCACTTACCAACACAATATTCTTCTACAACTGTAAATTATTTGGGCTCAGAGGTCTTGATGAACATCGTTCATTAGTGACGGAGCAGTTCAAGCTCGACAAGATTAGTGACAAAATGTTTATTACATTTTACGGTCGTACTTCCAAGAACTTTGCGGGGGGATTAAATCAGCGAAACCTAACTGCCAAGGAAGTAAAACACGACTGTGGACCCGACGGACCTCGGAATTTATTTCATGTGTACCAAACTTACATTGACATGGTTGGACCGGGAAGCATGTACCGTCGTCCATTAGCAGGTGAGGGACTGAAGTATTCCAAGCAGGTCATGGGAGTAAACAAACTCGGGAAAATCATCAAGGATATGTGTAGTGGGGCTGGCTTCCATGGGAATTTCTCCAACCATTCGGGCAAACGAACATGTGCTACAAATCTATTTCAATCAG GAATAGAGGAACAGCTTGTAATGTCCAGAACAGGACACAGAAGCACGGCAGTTCGGAACTACAAACGACCAAGCCAGGAACAACTTAGTGCAGTAAGCATGGCGCTAAATCCACCGAAATTGGGCTCGGAAGAAAACGAATGCGCGGCAGAATTCGAAGCCAATAATAGCAAACTTCCAAAGTTAATGGTTGATCCAATGCGCACCCCAATGATCAACATTACAAACTGTAATGTCCATATTTTTGATGCAGGAAACAAGTAG